Below is a window of Bordetella genomosp. 9 DNA.
CTGGATGCGCGCCGCCGGCACGAAAGTGCCGGTGGGGTTGTTCGGATTGGCGATGTAGACCACGCGCGTATCGTCGGCGATGGCTTCCAGCATGGCGTCCAGGTCATGCCCGTAATCGCGTGCCGGGACCATGATGTGGCGCGCGCCGCGCGCCTGGGTGGCCAGGCGATACACCACGAAGGCGTGCTGCGAATAGACCGCCGAAGCGCCTTTTTCCAGCAAGGCCAGCGCCACCAGTTCCAGGATATCGTTGGAGCCGTTGCCCAGCGTGATCCACTCCATCGGCACGCCGTACAGCCGGGACAGCGTCGATTTCAGTTCGAAGCCATTGGGATCCGGATACCGGCCCAGCGACGTCGCGGCCGCCAGCATCGCCGCGCGCGCCGATTCCGGCATGCCCAGCGGGTTTTCGTTGGAGGCCAGCTTGATGATATTGGCCGGGTCCAGGCCGAACTCGCGCGCGAGTTCTTCGATGGGCTTGCCGGCCTGGTAAGGCGCGATGGCGCTGACGTGAGCGGGTGCTGCCAGGGTGTCGTGGGTGTTTGTCATAGCGGATCAGGCTGGCGCCGTCCGCGGTGGCCGGCGGGGCCGGACCGCCGCGGCGGCCTGCCCCTTCATTGCGCGGGATAGGAACCGAGAAGTTTGAAGTAAGCCACTTGCGCGCGCAGCGCGTCGAAGGCGCGCGCGACATGCGGGTCCTGCGCGTGGCCAAGAACGTCCACGTAGAAATAGTATTCCCATTGGCCGGTACGGGCCGGACGCGATTCGAAGCGCGTCATGGACACTTTGTTCTCGGCCAGCGGCGCCAGCATTTCGTACACCGCGCCGGCGCGATTGGGAACCGCCATGATCAGGCTGGTCTTGTCATTGCCGGTCGGCTGGGAGGGTATCGAGCCCAGTGCCAGGAAGCGGGTGCGGTTGTGGGGATCGTCCTGGATCCCGGCGCTGACGACGCGCAGTCCCCAGGTGTCCGCCGCCGATTCGCCGGCGATCGCGGCCACCGTGGGATCCTGCGCGGCCACGCGCGCCGCTTCGGCATTGCTGGATGCCGCGGCGCGCGCCAGTTCGGGGCAGTTGCGGCCCAGCCAGACCTGGCACTGCGCCAGCGCCTGCGGATGCGCCATCACGGTCTTCACGCCATCCAGGGTGCCGCTCTGCGACATCAGGCAATGGCGGATCACCAGCGAGCGCTCGCCCATCACCGTCAAGGACGTGTTCAGCAGCAGGTCCAGCGTCCGGTTGACGGCGCCTTCCGTGGAGTTTTCCACGGGGACCATGCCGACGTCGGCCTGGCCGGCTTCGAGCGCGCGGAAGACTTCGTCGAAGGACGGACAGGGCAGGCGGTTCACCGCGTGGCCGAAATGTTCGAGCGCCGCCTGCTCGGAATACGAGCCTTCCGGCCCCAGGTAGGCCAGGGTCAGGCCGCGTTCCAGGCCACGGCAGGCGGAAATGATTTCCGTCCAGACCGCCGCGACGGCTTCGCGCGGAACGGGACCGGCATTCAACTGCTGCAGGCGCCGGATGACTTCCGCTTCGCGGTCCGGGCGCAGCACCGGCCCGTCGGCGTTTTCGGCGTGCTTGACCGCGCCGACTTCCATCGCCGTGCGGGCACGTTGCGTCAGCAGGTCGAGGATCTGCGCGTCCAGGGCATCGATGCGCTCACGCAGGGGCCGCAGCTTGTCAGCAAGGGAATCAGCCATGGCGCTGCTCGAAATCCTTCATGTACGACACCAGCGCCTGCACGGCTTCCAGCGGCACCGCGTTGTAGATGGACGCGCGCATGCCGCCGACGCTCTTGTGCCCTTTCAACT
It encodes the following:
- the pheA gene encoding prephenate dehydratase, producing MADSLADKLRPLRERIDALDAQILDLLTQRARTAMEVGAVKHAENADGPVLRPDREAEVIRRLQQLNAGPVPREAVAAVWTEIISACRGLERGLTLAYLGPEGSYSEQAALEHFGHAVNRLPCPSFDEVFRALEAGQADVGMVPVENSTEGAVNRTLDLLLNTSLTVMGERSLVIRHCLMSQSGTLDGVKTVMAHPQALAQCQVWLGRNCPELARAAASSNAEAARVAAQDPTVAAIAGESAADTWGLRVVSAGIQDDPHNRTRFLALGSIPSQPTGNDKTSLIMAVPNRAGAVYEMLAPLAENKVSMTRFESRPARTGQWEYYFYVDVLGHAQDPHVARAFDALRAQVAYFKLLGSYPAQ